A region from the Leptospira venezuelensis genome encodes:
- a CDS encoding FFLEELY motif protein, with protein MDLKELEPVRLAVVRSTIERLRHTYSDLLTSIKGYDGIPSFFENNLYAPSNKEERDNALESLYEKLKTVAGKSMTDNIHQIIQLNRLTDSLDFDTARVVIENNLMENGGIPQENLYAALGATGRFEDRRAQISMVGDTLKFFFSLSKLPMVKLIMAPIKVAASMVGATSLVDTMEAGYNLSSKIKDLQPFIDSFIDRENRLLGKLINGDKHEPIQF; from the coding sequence ATGGATCTGAAAGAACTCGAACCAGTTCGTCTTGCCGTTGTCAGATCCACAATCGAAAGATTGCGTCACACGTATTCGGATCTTTTAACTTCGATTAAGGGATACGATGGGATTCCCTCCTTTTTCGAAAACAATCTCTATGCTCCCAGCAACAAAGAAGAAAGAGACAATGCACTCGAAAGTTTGTATGAAAAATTGAAAACTGTCGCTGGCAAGTCTATGACAGACAATATCCATCAGATTATTCAACTAAATAGACTCACTGACTCTTTGGATTTTGATACCGCAAGAGTGGTGATCGAAAATAATCTCATGGAAAACGGTGGGATCCCTCAAGAAAATCTTTACGCGGCATTAGGCGCAACCGGCAGATTCGAAGATAGAAGAGCTCAGATCAGCATGGTTGGCGATACTCTAAAGTTCTTCTTCTCTCTTTCCAAACTTCCTATGGTTAAACTTATCATGGCGCCTATCAAAGTTGCAGCATCCATGGTAGGAGCTACTTCTCTAGTTGATACTATGGAAGCAGGTTATAATCTATCTTCAAAGATCAAAGATTTGCAGCCTTTCATTGATTCATTTATAGATAGAGAAAACCGACTTTTAGGCAAACTGATTAACGGCGACAAACACGAGCCGATCCAATTTTAA
- a CDS encoding CPBP family intramembrane glutamic endopeptidase, producing MQNKNYPFLGALGLCFLVLIAGFGIGIVFAILQSVTKLDLDPKVITAIGNSASFGLAIWVGLKISKKEYSEVLRLNPLRPLETISFAITAIGFSFLLSEVDNLFSMLVPKPDFIINLFQGLFDGENIFLSAILLSVVAPLTEELMFRGVILDRFLKHYSVISSFLLSSLLFGLIHLNPWQFIGSSILGIYMAWVVYKTDSIWNSIIIHAVFNGIPLIVLNGLKLEIPGFSAPIAGKIQVLQPLWLDLLGLLITCFGLSFTFFLFRRRNEKTA from the coding sequence GTGCAAAATAAAAATTATCCATTCTTAGGGGCGCTCGGGCTTTGTTTCTTAGTTCTAATTGCAGGTTTCGGAATAGGGATCGTGTTTGCGATCCTTCAATCGGTTACAAAATTGGATTTAGATCCGAAAGTTATCACAGCAATAGGAAACTCAGCCTCATTCGGATTAGCAATCTGGGTCGGACTTAAAATTTCTAAAAAAGAATATTCTGAAGTTCTGCGCCTCAATCCATTGAGGCCTCTTGAAACAATTAGTTTTGCGATCACTGCGATTGGCTTTTCTTTTCTTCTTTCCGAAGTTGATAATTTGTTTTCGATGTTAGTTCCTAAGCCGGACTTCATTATAAACTTATTCCAAGGATTATTCGATGGAGAGAATATATTCCTATCAGCGATCTTACTTTCTGTTGTAGCTCCACTCACAGAAGAACTCATGTTTAGAGGAGTGATATTAGATAGATTCTTAAAACATTATTCGGTTATATCTTCTTTCCTACTTTCTTCATTGTTATTCGGGCTGATCCATCTGAATCCTTGGCAATTTATCGGATCCAGCATACTAGGCATCTATATGGCTTGGGTAGTTTATAAAACGGATTCGATCTGGAATTCGATTATAATTCATGCAGTGTTTAACGGAATCCCGCTTATTGTTTTAAATGGGCTCAAACTTGAGATCCCAGGTTTTTCAGCGCCGATTGCAGGTAAAATTCAAGTCCTACAACCTCTCTGGCTAGACCTTTTGGGTTTACTGATTACTTGTTTTGGATTATCTTTTACTTTCTTTTTGTTCAGAAGAAGGAACGAAAAAACTGCATAA
- a CDS encoding methyl-accepting chemotaxis protein: protein MVANSVQTTNFSEKGAISINRIRIGFSIVMLFVNVLALFSQGSSSQTSTFINFLIELTIFGYGVAQIFLLKKGKLKSSFVTLCVFLDILMYSLIFITVTVFAANAEAMVGTLKMPFFIMLYFFVMIYSGLLLSPKTTLMVGYLALIGTFSMDYFAWLNGVEFKYNTDKSTEISVFFEIIRFVFFVLGIHILTSVVKFLVSVSDVAIKSTVEAEAKSEEAEKAKDRITSEASTLNKNTSEMKTEMDTLNSEIQSQVSSMEQISASLEELAASTDSAAKFVKAQFGKIEELNKESDTLNSILKDVRISTDSLSKTTEESKGYSKDVSGAMEVLGNNFGEVSKSFQKVQDVNDIMREIADRTNLLALNASIEAARAGEHGKGFAVVAQEVAKLADSASENAATISKIIGEAAKLITNGNTAAEETKRKVSVQESGFTSVVENLNQLRSRVENQGKIHESFLKSFRELFDLSRQIESIASEQKNGTKEVVQALSSIEQSSNIISEGSNRMRASLEELSEQSKRLVVQ, encoded by the coding sequence ATGGTGGCAAACTCCGTCCAAACTACAAATTTTTCAGAAAAAGGGGCGATCAGCATCAACAGAATCCGAATCGGATTTTCCATAGTGATGCTTTTTGTGAATGTTCTGGCTTTATTCTCTCAAGGTTCCAGTTCCCAAACTAGCACATTCATTAACTTTTTAATAGAGCTCACCATTTTTGGTTATGGTGTAGCGCAGATCTTTTTACTCAAAAAAGGAAAGCTTAAGAGTTCTTTTGTAACTCTCTGCGTGTTCTTGGATATTTTAATGTATTCTCTCATCTTCATCACAGTAACGGTTTTTGCTGCAAATGCAGAGGCGATGGTAGGAACATTAAAGATGCCATTCTTCATCATGTTATACTTTTTCGTGATGATCTATTCCGGACTTCTTCTTTCCCCAAAAACTACTTTGATGGTTGGATATCTGGCCTTGATCGGAACATTCTCCATGGATTACTTCGCATGGTTGAATGGAGTTGAGTTCAAATACAATACTGATAAGTCCACTGAGATCTCCGTATTTTTTGAGATCATCCGATTTGTATTTTTCGTTTTAGGAATTCATATCTTAACTTCCGTAGTGAAATTTTTAGTTTCAGTTTCTGATGTGGCAATTAAATCCACTGTTGAGGCAGAAGCAAAAAGTGAAGAAGCTGAGAAGGCCAAGGATAGAATTACTAGCGAAGCTTCTACTCTGAACAAAAATACTTCTGAGATGAAAACCGAAATGGATACTCTGAACTCTGAGATCCAAAGCCAGGTTTCCAGTATGGAACAAATCAGCGCTTCTTTGGAAGAATTAGCTGCATCCACAGACAGTGCCGCGAAATTTGTAAAAGCTCAGTTCGGAAAGATAGAAGAATTAAACAAAGAAAGTGATACTTTAAATTCTATCCTAAAAGATGTTCGTATCTCAACCGACTCATTATCTAAAACGACGGAAGAATCCAAAGGTTATAGTAAAGATGTTTCCGGAGCAATGGAAGTATTGGGAAATAATTTCGGAGAAGTAAGTAAATCCTTCCAAAAGGTCCAAGATGTAAACGATATCATGAGAGAGATCGCGGACAGAACTAATTTACTGGCACTAAACGCTTCCATCGAGGCAGCAAGAGCTGGAGAACATGGAAAAGGATTCGCAGTAGTTGCCCAAGAAGTAGCAAAACTCGCAGATAGCGCCTCCGAAAACGCAGCTACAATTTCTAAAATTATCGGAGAAGCAGCAAAACTGATCACAAACGGAAACACTGCAGCAGAAGAAACAAAAAGAAAAGTTTCCGTCCAAGAATCTGGATTTACTTCAGTGGTGGAGAACCTAAACCAATTGAGATCCAGAGTTGAGAACCAAGGAAAAATCCATGAGTCCTTCTTAAAATCTTTCCGAGAACTATTTGATCTATCCAGACAAATCGAGTCAATCGCGAGCGAACAGAAAAACGGAACCAAAGAAGTGGTCCAGGCTCTTTCTTCCATCGAACAGTCTTCGAATATTATCTCCGAAGGTTCGAATAGAATGAGAGCCAGCTTAGAAGAACTTTCAGAACAGTCCAAGAGATTGGTAGTTCAGTAA